Within Myotis daubentonii chromosome 13, mMyoDau2.1, whole genome shotgun sequence, the genomic segment AAATTTCTGCCACAAAAGGGGCAAGGAGATATTTTAGTCCCTAAAGCTGTGCTGATTGGATTCCAAACTGTATTTACGTTTCAATAAGTCCAGCCATATGGCTATTTCTGAACATCTAGCCATGTGGCTGAGATTTCTGTCTTCCTTAATTTTACAAGATTGCTTACAATAACCCCTCATTATTTCTGGTGGTCTTTGCAACCACAAGACCCCAAAGgctatataaaaaaattaagttctaaATGAATACTACAACATAGATgacccttgaaaacattatgctaaataaaataagccagacacaaaagaataaacagtgtataattccacttacatgaggtatctAGAATTGTCAAAATCAGACAGAACATAGATATTACTGGAGGCTGGGGGCCTTGGGAGTTACTAATGTACAAAAAGTTTCTTTTTGGGATGACAcaaaagttttagaaataaatagtgatgatggttacacaacattttgaatatacttaatgaagttgaattgtatactttaaaatggttaaaatagtaaaaatcatGTTATATATATCttaccacacacacaaagacCCTATTAGGGACACAGTATGATGGAAAAAACACCAGTTTGGCATCAGAGAAACTGGGTTCGagacccagctctgccattttgTAGCTGTGATACTTTAGGCAAGTTACCCAGCCTCTCTGATTATTCATttggaaaatggagataataaaaccCTGTTTGTTGTGAGGAACAAAGAAGACAAAGTATATTGAATCAcataaatatctttcaaaaatgagTCCAATGACTCTTGCTATGTGTATATGGAAGAGGAGACTTTGGAAAAGTCTCATTTTAGGGAAGTATGAGGCTTCTCCTTTGTCTGTGTGCTCAGGTGTGAACAATGCAAAGCTCACCACGTCTGCCTTCAGAGACCCCTGACTTCCCTGAATGCTTCTCTTCTCCACTTCATCCTGTCATTCCCTCTCCTGGCCCGTGTGGACCCCCAATGCTCTGGTGCTCTCTCCTCTAGTCCCCATGGAGACCACCCCTTAGAATAGATTATTTTCTCACTCAAACTGGAGTCCCTTTGCTCCCCTTCTCAGCGTGTATCTGTATTTAGGCAGCTCTCTTTCCATGGAGGGAAAAGCTTGACCCACATAAGTTTGCTGAGTTGAACTGAAGGATTTTTTAGGCACTGGTAGACATGTAAGTGCAAGCAATGCTGGGGGAAAGGGAGCTCTCTaagctctttgtctcccaaagCCAGGCGGTTAATAATCCTGAAATATTTGCTGACTGGAATCCTTTCTCTGAGCATCAGCAAAAATCTGCTGTTTAGACGCcacaaaaaaaagacattctGTGATGACGAAAAAGCAACACCTACTCTAGGAAAGTCAGGGAGCTGTCCAAGGTGCTGAAATGTGACTGACTAGGCACGCGTCCCTGTTTCTCCTACTCCCAGAGCCCTGGCAACTCCAGTTCAGCCTAACCTCTGAACTCGATTTAGGAGAGGTGAGTGAAGAGATAATTCTGGGAAGGCTAAAGGcatggacagagagagagagagagagagagagagagagagagagagagagagagagagagagagagagagagagagagagaggcgcacACAGATACACAGAGCCTTCTGGATAGACTTAATCACAGATGGAATGTTAAGGCCAAAACATAGAAcctttgttttgattttacttttaaataggaATGGTCATCAATAAACCCCAAATGCCCTAAGAAAAAATATGGAACAAGTGAAAGGGGAGAAATGGTTTTGCATCAAACAACACAATACTACACTCCGTAAACACAAACTTGTAAAACTACAACCACATACACTGATGTGTCAccatcaactgagccataccaaagGATTCATAACTGTTTATCTTCTATGTAGGTAgaaatagtttaatttttatgGACAAAGGACAAATAGGAGTATGACTTAGCTTGATATCATGGtcttttgtgtgtctttttaaaatatatccccCCTTTTCCAGAAAGTTTGGAGCATGATCCTCCCCACCTGCCTTAATGATATGTTCATGCAAGCATCTTTTAGTGGAGGGTAAAAAAACTTGGCAAAAAAAGTAAGTGACCTAAAACCTGTCACATAAcagggggaggagggattccCGCTGAGTATTTAGCATATATGGTGTGCAGTCAAATACATACTGCCTTATGGTGGTCCTTAAGTTAGAACCTCAGTTTAGCCATAACTCTTCAAGGGGTAGTGACCATGTCTCATGTCTTCTCTCACATAAATTGACACAAACAACATCAAACACaggtaggtgttcaataaatgttggttgtTTGACTAAAGCAGAGATTAAACTCTGGATTTCACTCAAgtaatgtgggtttttttaatttagggtactttattttttaaaatatatttttattgatttcagagaggaagggggaggaagagatagaaacatcagtgatgagagagaatcatttattggctgcttcctgtatgccctcccccccccacacacacacactggggatcaagcccgaaacccaggcatgtgcccttgaccagaatcaaacctgggaccctttagtccacaggctgacactctatccactgaaccaaaccaactagggcaggatatttttattttttaaatatgttttttattgattttagggcgagagaaacatcgatgagctgccttctgcacacaccccaactggggattgagtccgcaacatGGGCaagtaccctgacagggaatcaaacccaagacctctTGGTGTTCAGGAagactcaatcaactgagccacactggccaggtctaggATATTTTTCATAGgtataaactaaaaataacacAAAGTCCAACAAGAGATTGATTTAACAAATTATAGCACATCCATACAACTGAACACTATACTAAATTGTAAAGGTAAGTAAATAGATCTATCTTACTAATGTGGGGAAATGgctataatttacaaagtgaaaaAAGGAAGTCCAAAAACAGTATATAAAATGCATATGATTccacatttataaataaaataaattaatctgagaaagtaaaagttttaaatcatttctatCTATATTCATTATGGTAATTCCAGAAGCTGGCATGTAGCCAGGAACCAGTAAATGTTCCTTTGATGACTATGGTAACACTGAGGACTTGGAGTCATATTTGAAATACTCACAATAGAGTGTGAATTCTGACCTTATTCTGTTACTCCAGAACCAGCAGGATTTTTCTATTgttgggcaggagggaggggagagaggcttCATAATTAGCCGAAGTTAGGAGAGTATTAGATTgaaggtcattggttcaattccagatTTGGGTGATACCTTCTTTTTGGCTTactttatctatttatctatctgcCTATTGTATTAATAATTTCTCCTaacttaataaaaacatttaaacctAGAGAAAGGTtacaagacaaagaaaaacatctATATTCACTGTTAACTTTTCCCACATTTGCTTTATCTCCCTTCTCTCTATGTGTGTACACTGTTTTTGCCAAAACATCTGAGAGAAAGTTATATAAATCATGATATTGCAACTCAAAATACTTCAGCATGTATCTCCAAAGAACATTTGACTATTTATATACAGATATAAAAATTGTATAaacgccgaaaccagtttggctcagtggatagagcgtcggcctgcggactgaaaggtcccaggttcgattccggtcaagggcatgtacctgggttgcgggcatatccccagtgggagatgtgcaggaggcatctgatcgatgtttctctctcatcgatgtttctaactctctatctctctcccttcctctctgtaaaaaatcaataaaatatatttttaaaaaaattgtataaacacatatattttttcaaagaattatTTCTTACTTTGAAATAGTTTAAGATTCACaataagttgcaaaaatagtacaaagtTCTCAGGTACCATTCACCCAGCTTGCTCTCCATGataacatcttacataaccataATACATTATCAAAATGACACTGATACAACAAATGAATTCAACTACAGACTCTATTTGAATTTAGATTGCACTAGGTTTCTCAGTTTATCTTGCTCTCATTCTTTCTCGTTCCATGAATTTTTATCACAGGTATAGATAAAAATGTGGCTATGAACAAAACTgttcatcaccacaaaaagaAAACCTCTTTATTACTCCTTTATAGTCACATCCTCTCCACAACCTAACCCATTAACCACTGATATcactataattttgtcatttctaaaatgttacaCATAATACATAACAtttgaggttatttttttttaatcctcaagaatatgtttctattgatgagagagagagagagagagagagagagagagagagagagagagagagagaagcagacgGCTGAAAATGGAATCCTTGAAACAAAGGAGAGTGGTGAGCACTGCAAAATGCCACAGAGAGGCCACCGAGGATGTGGTATGAGGGAGAACCTGGAGATGACACACCAATGTGTCTGCAGTGCCCAAGTCTGACATCAGAGGAAGATGAAGACAGGGCAATCCCTCAGGAAACCTGGCCAGCTGGAAGATTTGTGGTCTGAGGCTCCGCCAAGATCAATCCTCTGTCGTACAGCTTTTATTAAAGCCAAACATCTTGGGCCATGGGGTGGGTTGCCAAGAAAGGGGAGGTATAAGTCCCCTGGGGGAATCTCAGTTGGGAATATCAGAAAACTGTTCAGTAAATGCAAACTGCAGCCCACTCTAGATTGTCCAGTCCACTACCTCTTTGTTGGATCATTTGGGTCTTTTCTATACTTTCTTCTGTTCTATGTGTGTTTTGCCTTTGGAGTACTGCTTCTATTGGTGGATGGAAGAAGAAAAGTGAAACTCCGGCCATGGCATTTTGCTGATTCTTAGTAGTCCTGAATAACATGGTTGAAATGAGATTGAAATATAGCCCAGAAGTAAGATCTTCTAATTACCTGTGGTTGTTTCCACATTGCAGTGGGACAACTGTGAGCCACACTCACACTGGCCCCTGGAACCACAATCAATCAAGGTTGGTTGTATTCTTTCTCCCAAAGGGCAGTCTGTACGAGGATGTGGTGTATAACTTTCTGTAATTTCACCACTAAACCCAACTCATAGCCTGTTGATGGTATATGTGAAGCAGTGCCCCGTTATTTGAAAGAAGACAATGATGGCAGTAGCCCcttatacattactagaggccagtgcatgtGCACTGGGCGgtagggaggggtccctcagctcggcctgcgccctctcaaagtctgggagccctcaggggatgtccaactgccggcttaggcccgtcggacatccttagcactgcggaATTGGgcgaggctcctgccaccactgctgcgctttccagccatgagcctggcttctggctgagtggtgctccccctgtaagtgcgcactgccccctggtggtcaatgtgcatcatagcaaccagtgttCAGCCtactggtcgatttgcatattagccttttattatataggattacataaTGCAGACCCCACAGCGACTCCTCCCAGCCTCATCTTTCCAGATCCTTCTTTGAGTCCCCCAATGCATAGTAAAGGAGGCCATTTCAGTTATCATCACTCTTCCCCACTCCTAGGGGTCTGTTTGCAGGGACCTCTTTTGTCCAAAGAGAAATCTCCACAGGAAAAGGTTCTCACAAACCACATGACGATTTACACAGACTGAAATCTCAAATGCATACCGGGCCAGACGCATCaagtaaaaggaaaataagaggGTGGTCGTAATTAACGGAGAGTGATGAGGACTGTGGTGAAAGCCAGAGCGCACATACACAAATGGCAGGGGCGCCTCAGCTGTGTCCATTTTGGCCATCCTAGCTCTCTCCTCCGTTTCTTTCCTCTCAGGCCCGCGCGCACTTTACCTACCTCGCTTCTttccgcccctcccccctccacccccgcggGCGTCGCAGGCTTTCCCGCAGCCTCCCGGCCCCTGCGGTCCCGGGAGCTGCAGAGGAACCGCTGATGAGATGTTCTCTGACGCAGACCCACTTTTCCCTTGGGAGCCCCGAACGAGCTGAGGGAGGGAACAAAGCCTCGCCCTATGGGTCCCACTCTAACTGGAAAAAGAGGGCCTTACCCTCGGAGCTCCGGGTGGGGAACAGGCCCACGGGACACCTCCCAGAAAACCCTAGGACAGGGCCAAGGGAGGCGACAGAACCGTGTGGTGTCCGGATGACAAATCCCAGTCGTTTATTGGTAGGCACCCCGGCGCTCAAGTCATTTCCAAACCAGACTTTCAGTGGGGAGGGACCCTCAGACTAGGGGCGGCTTCTACGCAGATGCCTGTCCCGGCGCCCTAGGTCTGCGGCGCGCGCGCGCAGCTGCGGTAATCGcggagctccccccgcccccaatccgGCTGCCCCgcttccctccccccgccaggcCCGGAGCAGAGCTCCGCCCCCAACGcgccgccccaaccccccgcgcCTTAAAACCGGTGCACACCGCCCCGCCGCGCCCCGCCTGGCgcacctctcctctcctttgtatCTGCGGCCGCAGTCGCGCTCGGGGCGCTGTCCTGGCACCATGAGTTTCAGCTCGGAGCACTACCTGTGCGGCCCCTCTTCCTACCGCAAGGTGTTCGGAGACAGCTCGCGCCTGTCCTCGCGCCTCTCGGGGGCTGGCGGCGCGGGCAGCTACCGCTCGCAGTCGCTGACCCGCTGCACTGTGGCCTCCTCCGCCGCCTGCTCCTCGGCCTCGTCTCTCGGTCTGGGCCTGGCCTACCGCCGGCCTCCCGCGTCCGATGGGCTGGACCTGAGCCAGGCGGCCGCGCGCACCAACGAGTACAAGATCATCCGCACCAACGAGAAGGAGCAGCTGCAGGGCCTCAACGACCGCTTCGCCGTGTTCATCGAAAAGGTGCACCAGCTGGAGACGCAGAACCGCTCTCTGGAGACCGAGCTGGCGGCGCTGCGGCAGCGCCACGCCGAGCCGTCGCGCGTGGGCGAGCTCTTCCAGCGGGAGCTGCGCGACCTGCGCGCGCAGCTGGAGGAGGCGAGCTCGGCCCGCGCTCAGGCCCTGCTGGAGCGCGACGGGCTGGCGGAGGAGGTGCAGCGGCTGCGGGCGCGCTGCGAGGAGGAGAGCCGCGGGCGCGAAGGCGCCGAGCGCGCCCTGAAGGCGCAGCAGCGCGACGTGGACGGCGCCACGTTGGCCCGCCTGGACCTGGAGAAGAAGGTGGAGTCGCTCCTGGATGAGCTGGCTTTCGTGCGCCAGGTGCACGACGAGGAGGTGGCCGAGCTGCTGGCCACGCTGCAGGCGTCGTCGCAGGCTGCGGCCGAGGTGGATGTGGCCGTGGCTAAACCAGACCTGAGTTCGGCGCTGAGGGAGATCCGCGCCCAGTATGAGTCTCTGGCTGCCAAAAACCTGCAGTCCGCCGAGGAGTGGTACAAGTCCAAGTTCGCCAACCTGAACGAGCAGGCGGCGCGCAGCACCGAGGCCATCCGGGCCAGCCGCGAGGAGATCCACGAATACCGGCGCCAGCTGCAGGCGCGCACCATTGAGATCGAGGGCCTTCGCGGAGCCAATGAGTCCCTGGAGAGGCAGATCCTGGAGCTGGAGGAGAGACACAGTGCCGAAGTGGCCAGCTACCAGGTAAGGGCTGGAGCGCTGGAGAGGGCGGGgcgccctgtcccctcctgcgCATCCCTGCGATTTCCCCGCACAATGGTGGCCCAAGGAAccgagaggaggggagggaggaaagagcctgGACTAGAGGCCTTGGCAAACAAAAAGCTCTGGGTTCTCCACTGATAATTGTATGGGCCTGGACGCCCTCTTCTCCTGCCTCTCACATACCTTCTCGGGCCCTTCTCACAAAGAAACCCTTAGCTTCTCTTCTGATTTCGAAAATCTAGCTTATGCCTCCCAGTCAGCAAGTGGGAATAAACACACGTAAGACTTGAAGAACAGTTCCCCACCCAAACGGAGGTGGGTCACACCTGCTCCGTGGTTGACGGTGCTGTCTTAGCTCTTTGCCTTCTTTTGTTGACTAAAAGGTTTTCTGTGCGCCCTGGAATAGATATTTATAGAGTATGGTCTGCCCTAGGGTTGGGGGAAGAATGCTGGACTGAACTGGAAAGGGTTCTACTCCATTTTCTTGACTTTTATCCTCAAAGGAGTAGAGATTGGGAACCAACGAGATGGGTGGTCAGGCTAGTGTAACCGCCCTGTCCttgctcttcccctcccccaacacacatatacacaaaacacaccacacacacacacacacacacacacacacgattccCTTGTCTACCGATTGATATTTCTTCTTAAAGCTTTACACCAGTTAGCCAATGCAAATGGTTGGGGCGCTGTCCTCGGTGCTGATCTCGAATTCTTTCCCATCTCAGAAATGTCTCCCCCGTTGCATGTCCCAGTTATGACTCTCTAGGCAATTAActgcttagattttttttttcttttgtaacacCAACACATCAGTCTTGGCTACCTGCAATCAAAAGTCACCCCGTGGACAGCATCAATAGTCACTTTCATGGATGGCTTAGCACTTAATAAAAACCACTTAATCTGCTCAGGAAGTGAGGACCCACTTGAAAATGCCCTTTCTCTTAACAGTTTGCCAATCTAAGTGAATGTGATAAATCAAAGAGATTGGTTCTATCTTTGTTATAGGTCACTTATTTTTCATCTTTGCCTGTCCTCTAAGCTCTGATGATTGGCTCTTTCCTCACTTTTTCCTCCAAAGACCACTGCATCTTCAGTTTTTCTATATAAAACATTCTGGGCTTATGACCACAagggcacagaggcaggaggaaggtctagaaaataatataaatagtgTTGTTCAGATTCAAGGTACAATAAAAAGCTCTGTGGGGTAGAAGCTAATTCAGAAACTTGCAATAATTCATTCTAGCCAAGATCAAAGTTTACATTTGATTAAAAGAATAGGGTTTAGGGaacattaataaaatacatacaaG encodes:
- the INA gene encoding alpha-internexin; translation: MSFSSEHYLCGPSSYRKVFGDSSRLSSRLSGAGGAGSYRSQSLTRCTVASSAACSSASSLGLGLAYRRPPASDGLDLSQAAARTNEYKIIRTNEKEQLQGLNDRFAVFIEKVHQLETQNRSLETELAALRQRHAEPSRVGELFQRELRDLRAQLEEASSARAQALLERDGLAEEVQRLRARCEEESRGREGAERALKAQQRDVDGATLARLDLEKKVESLLDELAFVRQVHDEEVAELLATLQASSQAAAEVDVAVAKPDLSSALREIRAQYESLAAKNLQSAEEWYKSKFANLNEQAARSTEAIRASREEIHEYRRQLQARTIEIEGLRGANESLERQILELEERHSAEVASYQDSIGQLENDLRNTKSEMARHLREYQDLLNVKMALDIEIAAYRKLLEGEETRFSTSGSSILGLNPLPNPGYLLPPRILSSTTSKVSSTGLSLKKEEEGEEEEASKVTSKKTSQIGESFEEILEETVISTKKTEKSNIEESTISSQKI